GCCGCGTACTACCTCGAGGCGGGCGGTGCGGCCGCCGCCAAGCCGTACACACTCCTGCGCGAGGCGCTCAAGCGCAGCCAGAAGGTCGCCATCGCCAAGTTCGCGCTCCGGGGCAAGGAGCGCCTGGGCATGCTGCGGGTGGTGGGCGACACCATCGCCCTGCACGGACTGCTCTGGCCGGACGAGGTCCGCGATCCCGCGGCCGTCGCCCCCGACACCAAGGTCACGGTCAACGACAAGGAACTCGACCTCGCGGACGCCCTCATGGAGACCCTCGGCGAGATCGACCTCGACGAACTGCACGACGAGTACCGCGAGGCCGTCGAGGAGGTCGTCGCGGCGAAGGCGGCGGGGGAGGCCCCGCCGGAGGTGCCCGAGCCGGCGCGCGCGGGCAAGGTCCTCGACCTGATGGCCGCGCTGGAGAAGAGCGTGCGGGAGGCGAAGGAGTCGCGCGGGGAGGAGCCGGCCGAGGAGCCCGCGGAGGTCAGACGCCTCGCGGCGGGCGAGTCGTCGCGGGCGACGCCGAAGCAGGCGGGCGGCAAGAAGTCGACGGCGAAGAAGACGGCCGCCAAGAAGACGACGGCGTCCCAGAAGAAGTCGACGGCGAAGTCCGCGCAGGGCGCCAGGAAGACCGCTTCGGCGAAGAGTACGGCGAAGAAGAGCACCGCCAAGAGCACGACGGCGAAGAAGTCGACCGCGAAGCAGTCGGCGGCCAAGCAGTCGACGGCCAAGAAGTCGACGGCGAAGAAGTCGACGGCGAAGAAGACGGCGGCCGGCAAACGGACCGCGTGACCTGCGCACCGCGCGAACGACGACTCCGCGGCCGCAGGTCCCGACAGCCCTGCCGGTCCGTCGGTCAGTCGAGGGTCTTGGCACCCTCGATGATGACGGGCTGGGTGGGAACGTCCTGGTGGCCGCGGCTGCTGCCCGTCCGCACCTGCGTGATCCGGTCGACGACGTCCTGCCCCTCGGTGACCCGGCCGAAGACGGTGTAGCCCCAGCCGTTGGGGTTCTTGGCCGTGAAGTTGAGGAAGTCGTTGTCCGAGACGTTGACGAAGAACTGGGCGGTCGCGGAGTGCGGGTCGCTGGTCCGCGCCATCGCCACGGTGTAGGCGGTGTTCTTCAATCCGTTGTCGGC
The nucleotide sequence above comes from Streptomyces sp. NL15-2K. Encoded proteins:
- a CDS encoding peptidylprolyl isomerase — encoded protein: MSMSRVELTTNFGRIVIELNDAEAPKTVENFLTYVRNGHYDSTIFHRVIPGFMVQGGGFTPDMVQKPTMAPVQNEADNGLKNTAYTVAMARTSDPHSATAQFFVNVSDNDFLNFTAKNPNGWGYTVFGRVTEGQDVVDRITQVRTGSSRGHQDVPTQPVIIEGAKTLD
- a CDS encoding Ku protein, which translates into the protein MLPVRSIWNGAISFGLVSIPIKLVNATESHSISFRQIHTEDGGRIRYRKVCELDDEEVSQAEIGKGYEDADGTIIPITDEDLSNLPLPTAKTIEIVAFVPADRIDPLQMDAAYYLEAGGAAAAKPYTLLREALKRSQKVAIAKFALRGKERLGMLRVVGDTIALHGLLWPDEVRDPAAVAPDTKVTVNDKELDLADALMETLGEIDLDELHDEYREAVEEVVAAKAAGEAPPEVPEPARAGKVLDLMAALEKSVREAKESRGEEPAEEPAEVRRLAAGESSRATPKQAGGKKSTAKKTAAKKTTASQKKSTAKSAQGARKTASAKSTAKKSTAKSTTAKKSTAKQSAAKQSTAKKSTAKKSTAKKTAAGKRTA